The proteins below come from a single Neptunomonas phycophila genomic window:
- the pssA gene encoding CDP-diacylglycerol--serine O-phosphatidyltransferase yields MSVEEQSKNIEESGQEESGKPRRGIYLLPNLFTTGALFSGFYAVVAGMNQQFEVAAIAIFVAMVLDGLDGRIARMTNTSSAFGAEYDSLSDMVSFGVAPALVTFSWVLGDLGKLGWFAAFIYVAGAALRLARFNTQLGFADKRYFVGLPSPAAAAAVGGLVWSATAHDIDPAPYAYLIAAFVSAAGILMVSNVLYYSFKDIDLKGKVPFIILACIVLVIGIISIEPSFFLSLLFFVYAATGPLYWVWRKWRKA; encoded by the coding sequence CAAAGAACATAGAAGAGTCAGGGCAAGAGGAGTCAGGAAAACCTCGTCGGGGTATCTATTTATTACCTAATTTGTTCACGACAGGAGCGCTTTTTTCTGGCTTCTATGCTGTTGTTGCTGGTATGAATCAGCAGTTTGAAGTGGCTGCTATTGCCATCTTTGTAGCTATGGTTCTTGATGGACTAGACGGTCGTATTGCGCGAATGACTAATACATCCAGTGCTTTTGGTGCTGAATATGACTCGCTTTCGGATATGGTGTCTTTTGGTGTGGCCCCAGCCTTAGTTACGTTTAGCTGGGTTTTAGGGGATTTAGGTAAGCTAGGTTGGTTTGCAGCGTTTATTTATGTGGCCGGTGCGGCACTTCGTTTAGCTCGTTTTAACACTCAGCTCGGCTTTGCTGATAAGCGCTATTTTGTTGGGCTGCCTTCACCGGCAGCAGCAGCGGCTGTTGGAGGGCTAGTTTGGTCGGCAACCGCTCATGATATAGACCCCGCGCCTTATGCTTATCTTATAGCGGCATTTGTGTCGGCAGCAGGCATCCTGATGGTTTCTAATGTCTTATATTACAGCTTTAAAGATATAGACCTAAAAGGCAAAGTGCCCTTTATTATTCTTGCTTGTATCGTACTGGTCATAGGTATTATCTCAATCGAGCCTTCTTTCTTCTTATCTTTGTTGTTTTTTGTTTATGCAGCTACGGGGCCTCTTTATTGG